A window from Salvelinus fontinalis isolate EN_2023a chromosome 8, ASM2944872v1, whole genome shotgun sequence encodes these proteins:
- the LOC129860754 gene encoding pancreatic progenitor cell differentiation and proliferation factor, translating into MASIPSTGSLIATHDYYRRRIGSTSSNSSCGSSEYAGEVIPHPPGLQRQDSGHWWSSFFFPNKQNQPGSMIGSEQKSGTYTVTNGQVACIAREMVLKKQLSRQLGESSDSGKVEQGSPPPS; encoded by the exons ATGGCATCAATTCCGTCCACTGGCTCTCTCATCGCCACCCATGATTACTATAGAAGGCGCATAGGCTCCACTTCTAGCAACAGCTCCTGTGGCAGTTCTGAGTATGCTGGTGAAGTCATTCCACACCCCCCAG GTCTGCAGAGACAGGACTCTGGTCACTGGTGGTCTTCTTTCTTCTTCCCAAACAAACAGAACCAGCCTGGCAGCATGATTGGATCTGAACAGAA GAGTGGAACGTACACAGTGACCAACGGGCAGGTGGCGTGTATCGCCAGGGAGATGGTGTTGAAGAAGCAGCTCAGTAGGCAACTCGGTGAAAGCAGTGACTCTGGGAAGGTGGAACAAGGGAGCCCACCACCCTCCTAA